One Spinacia oleracea cultivar Varoflay chromosome 4, BTI_SOV_V1, whole genome shotgun sequence DNA segment encodes these proteins:
- the LOC130471635 gene encoding uncharacterized protein produces the protein MNERPRYDNPPNQNFSRQAPRGPPMHGSYQGFGQGGGYDSQGRGGYRAQGYQSQAPYGQSHGLGNQTQYNQGSYNPNHQGGGGYNYSYGKYRGASSGGYPLNPGGQYGVSQFPPPGFNGPRTYGNQFQQNASGYGNAPPPLPPLKSNLEDLMESFVGAQAKKNVEFEDGFKQSNTHLKMIKTELAQLASTIKEQQVHTSLPP, from the coding sequence ATGAATGAGAGGCCTAGATATGATAACCCCCCTAATCAAAACTTTAGTAGGCAAGCACCTAGAGGCCCTCCTATGCATGGATCCTACCAAGGCTTCGGCCAAGGAGGTGGGTATGATAGTCAAGGCCGAGGTGGCTATAGGGCgcaaggctatcaaagccaagcaCCCTATGGTCAATCTCACGGTCTTGGAAATCAAACCCAATACAATCAAGGTAGTTATAATCctaaccatcaaggtggagggggttacaacTATTCTTATGGGAAATATAGGGGTGCCTCTAGTGGGGGTTATCCGTTGAACCCGGGAGGACAATATGGTGTTTCTCAATTTcctcctcccggattcaatgggcCAAGGACCTATGGCAACCAATTCCAACAAAATGCTAGTGGTTATGGCAATGCACCTCCACCGCTCCCTCCTCTCAAGTCTAACCTTGAGGATCTTATGGAGTCGTtcgtgggggcgcaagccaagaaaaaTGTTGAGTTTGAagatggattcaagcaatccaacactcacttgaaaATGATCAAAACCGAACTAGCACAACTTGCTAGCACCATCAAGGAACAACAAGTGCATACTAGTCTCCCACCCTAA